Genomic segment of Bartonella bacilliformis KC583:
TGGCTAAATTTAATATTGATCAATATGCGCCAATTATGATGCGATTTTTTAAAGAAGAAAATATTGCTGAAATCTGGAAACAGAATCGTGAAGGACGCTTTGTTCTTATAACACATTATAGCATTTGCAAATGGTCAGGTAAACTTGGGCCTAAATATAGGGAAGGTGATTATCAAGCGCCAGAAGGATTTTATATGGTTCGTCCGAACCAAATGAATCCTCGTTCGAATTATTACCTTTCTTTTAATATCGGTTTTCCTAATTTGTATGATCAAGTTAATGGTCGTACAGGGAGTTATCTCATGGTTCATGGCGGATGTGCTTCTGCTGGCTGTTATTCGATGAATGATAAAAATATGGCACAGATTTATGCTTTTGCACGGGATGCTTTTAGAGGTGGGCAGAGAGGGTTTTCTTTGCATGCTTTTCCCTTTCACATGACCGATGCGAATATGGCGCGTCATCGTGCTAGTCCTCATTATCCATTTTGGAAAATGCTTAAAGAAGGTTATGATTTCTTTGAGAAATATCGTAAACTTCCAGTTATTGAGGTTTATGAAAAACGCTATATTTTCAGGCATCCTACGCGTAGAGATTTAGTTTCTGTTATGCAATAAATTTATATTTATCATAAATTATGTGATCTTTTTGGTTTAAGGTCCTACCTTTTTACTGTGATGTTGTGATGTGTACGAATATTTTTCGTGGAAGGTAAGGGTATGCATTGAATAATTATTGGTGCGTATCATGTGAACATTTTTGATAAATAAAAAAGGAGAGAAATTTAAAATTTCATTCCCAAGCTCATTTAGAGAAACTCTAACATAGCGGTTTATTTGCGGATACATATTGGTTTATTGAAAATGAGCCCTTTTAAATAGGCTGTTTTCAGGGAGAGTTTTGGGTTACCTTTTAAAAGCTTATCAGTCATGATAACAAAACGGGTTTATACGAGTTCTTTAAGGAAATTGCACTGTTTTTAAATAGGGCGCCCGGTATCCTTGTGAAAAAAGGCAAAATCCGCTCATTTTGCTTTTTAATGATGATGTGTTCAGTCTTTTAAGATGCCCTATTTGAGCGTGATTAATGAGTCAGTGTGTTGCTTCAACGATTGTGCAAAGTGCAATATAAGTATCCAGCTATCAGTAAATGATTTTTTCAATGAAAAGGTGAGAGTAATAGTTATTTTGCTAAATTTAACCCTGATCTTGAAAATCGTAGGAATTGGTATTTATCATCGATTGGAGTGAATTATTTTCGTGGTTGGCTATGATGTGGCCGTTTTTGGGGAATGGGAATTGTTCGGAGGGTTCTAATTTTCATTTTACTTGTCTTTGGTAGGGTCATGGGGTGTATCAATAGAGGAGAAACAGAAGAGGGCGAAGCCGCAATTAAAGGTGAGTTTAGAGTAATATTTCCTTCTGTATCATAAGAACTCCTACGTATATTGCCAGCTTCAGGCGTGCATATTTGTTGCCTCATATCGGTAATTTGCGTTATTTTTGTGCCATAAGGTTCTAGTGTTGCTAATGTTGATGTTGGCGATCCTTTCTTTGTAAAACCTTCATGAAGCAACT
This window contains:
- a CDS encoding L,D-transpeptidase family protein — its product is MMLNRCFLVFLLLVTGILAACQGKFARHHKSEQPLPKNILNKMAKFNIDQYAPIMMRFFKEENIAEIWKQNREGRFVLITHYSICKWSGKLGPKYREGDYQAPEGFYMVRPNQMNPRSNYYLSFNIGFPNLYDQVNGRTGSYLMVHGGCASAGCYSMNDKNMAQIYAFARDAFRGGQRGFSLHAFPFHMTDANMARHRASPHYPFWKMLKEGYDFFEKYRKLPVIEVYEKRYIFRHPTRRDLVSVMQ